The Armatimonadota bacterium genome includes a window with the following:
- a CDS encoding sodium:solute symporter: protein MISLSGPDLAVIALYLAATVAVGMGLHRFRGGDAEAYLVAGRRVSLPAFVATLVATWYGGILGVGEFTYSSGLYTWLALGIPYYIFAILFALFLAGPVRRAALYTIPDRLAQSFGKAPAVLGSVFVFVLVSPAPYVLMLGVLLQIVTGASLAVCVLVGTLFSTFYVARGGLSTDIRVNIFQFLLMFAGFGVILPAAVLKYGGLSFLTANLPPELLRLEGSEGFQRTVVWFLIAVWTLVDPGFHQRCYAARSEDVARRGIFIAVCCWLVFDFLTIATGLYARAALPGLADPKMSYPLLAEAVLPSGLKGFFYVGLLATIMSTVLSYTFLGAVTLGRDVVWRLRGEQDDSRLTLYTRVGILVTGALAVALAVAIPSVVQLWYTLGSVCVPGLIMPVLNSYFGRRRMTAAGCSACMAIGAGTALSWLVSGLTRAVDGWPQYPFGIEPMLPGLAASLIAFLVSPRRQE from the coding sequence GTGATCTCTCTGAGCGGGCCGGATCTGGCCGTCATTGCGTTGTACCTAGCCGCGACCGTGGCGGTGGGCATGGGGCTTCACCGCTTTCGGGGAGGGGACGCGGAAGCCTATCTGGTTGCAGGGCGCCGAGTCAGTCTTCCTGCTTTCGTGGCCACGCTTGTGGCCACATGGTACGGAGGGATCCTCGGGGTGGGGGAGTTCACCTACTCTTCGGGGCTGTACACCTGGCTTGCGCTGGGCATTCCCTATTACATTTTCGCCATCCTGTTTGCCCTCTTCCTGGCAGGACCGGTGCGTCGTGCTGCCCTGTATACCATACCCGACCGGCTCGCGCAGTCTTTCGGAAAAGCGCCGGCGGTGCTGGGGTCGGTTTTCGTCTTTGTGCTGGTCAGTCCTGCCCCCTATGTTTTGATGCTGGGGGTTCTGCTGCAGATCGTCACCGGCGCCAGTCTTGCGGTATGCGTTCTGGTGGGGACGCTCTTTTCCACTTTCTACGTGGCCCGCGGTGGTCTCTCTACGGATATCCGCGTCAACATTTTCCAGTTCCTGCTGATGTTCGCGGGATTCGGTGTCATACTTCCGGCGGCTGTCCTGAAGTATGGCGGCCTTTCGTTCTTGACGGCCAACCTTCCCCCGGAGCTTCTGCGTCTGGAGGGATCGGAAGGCTTCCAGCGGACTGTGGTCTGGTTTCTGATCGCAGTATGGACGCTGGTGGATCCGGGATTCCATCAGCGCTGCTATGCGGCCAGAAGCGAAGATGTGGCGCGCCGGGGGATCTTCATCGCGGTCTGCTGCTGGCTGGTCTTCGACTTCCTGACCATCGCCACGGGACTTTACGCCCGCGCTGCGCTTCCCGGACTGGCTGACCCGAAGATGAGCTATCCCCTTCTTGCCGAAGCCGTTTTGCCTTCAGGCCTCAAAGGTTTCTTCTATGTGGGGTTGCTGGCCACCATCATGAGCACCGTGCTCTCGTATACGTTCCTGGGAGCCGTGACCCTGGGACGGGATGTGGTGTGGAGGCTACGCGGAGAGCAGGATGATTCCCGGCTGACTTTGTACACCCGTGTGGGGATTCTTGTGACGGGGGCGCTGGCGGTCGCGCTGGCGGTCGCCATTCCCAGTGTGGTGCAGCTCTGGTACACGCTGGGGAGCGTATGCGTTCCAGGGCTGATCATGCCCGTTTTGAACAGCTACTTCGGCCGCCGGAGGATGACCGCTGCCGGCTGCTCGGCCTGCATGGCGATCGGCGCTGGCACGGCGCTGTCTTGGCTGGTCTCCGGGCTGACCCGGGCCGTGGATGGCTGGCCGCAGTATCCTTTTGGCATCGAGCCCATGTTGCCCGGCCTTGCGGCATCGCTCATCGCCTTTCTCGTCTCTCCCAGACGGCAGGAATAA
- the thiN gene encoding thiamine pyrophosphokinase — MMDTGPDMTEPHGRVLLLANGRAPGRKLWKKLRACCAALVCVDGGADSARKLGDMPDVVLGDFDSASRAARGAFAGVEWVRLDDQESSDLDKGLGWVADKGWRDVSVAGALGREPDHALANMGLLMKYRGLLSVTFHDRRQDLFAVEGCWEWQPAGELRISLLPLFGPCTVTSEGLLYPLRGLKLEMGVKDGLSNLACGGLVRIECQGAPLLVCVERGGGGEPVFAPVPAK; from the coding sequence TTGATGGATACGGGGCCGGATATGACTGAGCCGCACGGAAGAGTGCTTCTGCTGGCGAACGGGCGGGCTCCGGGGCGCAAGCTCTGGAAGAAACTGCGTGCTTGCTGCGCGGCGCTGGTGTGCGTGGACGGAGGGGCAGACTCGGCGCGCAAGCTGGGGGATATGCCCGATGTCGTCCTCGGCGACTTCGACAGCGCCAGCCGGGCGGCCCGTGGCGCATTCGCCGGTGTGGAATGGGTGCGACTGGATGACCAGGAATCCAGCGATCTGGACAAAGGGCTTGGCTGGGTGGCAGATAAGGGCTGGCGGGATGTTTCGGTGGCAGGAGCGCTTGGCCGCGAACCGGATCACGCGTTGGCGAACATGGGTCTTCTGATGAAATACCGGGGATTGCTCAGCGTCACCTTCCATGATCGCCGCCAGGACCTCTTCGCTGTGGAAGGATGCTGGGAGTGGCAGCCCGCGGGTGAGCTGCGCATCTCGCTTCTGCCACTGTTTGGACCGTGCACCGTGACGTCCGAGGGACTATTGTATCCCTTGCGCGGTCTGAAGCTGGAGATGGGCGTGAAGGATGGACTGAGCAATCTGGCTTGCGGCGGCCTGGTGCGCATCGAGTGCCAGGGCGCTCCGTTGCTGGTCTGCGTGGAAAGAGGCGGCGGGGGCGAGCCGGTTTTCGCTCCGGTTCCGGCGAAGTGA